A portion of the Krasilnikovia cinnamomea genome contains these proteins:
- a CDS encoding peptidylprolyl isomerase: MRPLSQVLAALVIAGSSLAGASPAAANGADPTEPTGGPCAFTPTPDDPAARPVPLPPDPRRTPSRGTVHVVLRTNLGPIPLVLDRAQAPCTVLSFLHLTRHRFYDRTHCHRLTAYPTLKVLQCGDPTGTGEGGPGYRYQDELPTDLPPAPTDPTGARRVYARGVLAMANAGPDTNGSQFFLVYADSALRPNYTIFGTVDPAGLDTLDRVAAGGVAPTPDDPAPVDGAPALSTEIRVARIHR, from the coding sequence ATGCGGCCGCTCAGCCAGGTGCTCGCCGCGTTGGTCATCGCCGGGTCCAGCCTCGCCGGAGCGTCCCCGGCGGCCGCGAACGGCGCCGACCCGACGGAACCCACCGGCGGTCCGTGCGCGTTCACACCGACGCCGGACGACCCGGCCGCCCGGCCGGTGCCGCTGCCCCCCGACCCCCGGCGTACGCCGAGCCGGGGGACCGTCCATGTCGTCCTGCGGACCAACCTCGGACCGATCCCGTTGGTGCTCGACCGCGCCCAGGCGCCCTGCACGGTGCTGAGCTTCCTGCACCTGACCCGTCATCGGTTCTACGACCGGACCCACTGCCACCGGCTCACCGCGTACCCGACGCTCAAGGTGTTGCAGTGCGGTGACCCGACCGGGACGGGAGAGGGCGGACCGGGCTATCGCTACCAGGACGAACTGCCCACCGACCTGCCGCCGGCCCCGACCGATCCGACCGGTGCCCGCCGCGTCTACGCGCGCGGCGTGCTGGCGATGGCCAACGCCGGCCCGGACACCAACGGCAGCCAGTTCTTCCTGGTCTACGCGGATTCCGCGCTTCGGCCGAACTACACCATCTTCGGCACCGTCGATCCGGCGGGCCTGGACACGCTCGACCGGGTGGCGGCCGGGGGAGTGGCGCCGACCCCGGACGACCCGGCACCGGTCGACGGCGCCCCCGCGCTGTCCACCGAGATCAGAGTGGCGCGGATCCACCGGTAG
- a CDS encoding DUF5995 family protein, whose amino-acid sequence MISFDRDLARSSADMLRERRRTLSDLPIPAGRGWEPLRLRMTEALHEPPTGIAGVISKLETVQGILDDLPPSPANNRVSAFNDLYLTITRRVDGALRTDATSPEFLELLDVEFAKRYFAALDLWNCDDEDTPDVWEVLFKRAHDLEVSQLVAAILGVNAHINHDLALALISTWDQLGAPDGDRIEPDYLLVNYIFYDEIQPLRRGFSDAWQLELDKLVGPLDDWSQRVLVNVTRAHAWQQALRMWELRADPDDFEQARRTMDRAASLLGEWMLTADRVVTDAGDVVEGGWRFVRGLFGWDDAERPADVAAARAR is encoded by the coding sequence GTGATTTCCTTCGATCGGGACTTGGCCCGCAGCAGCGCAGACATGCTCCGGGAAAGGCGGCGTACGCTGTCGGACCTGCCCATCCCGGCGGGGCGCGGCTGGGAGCCGTTACGGCTGCGGATGACCGAGGCGCTGCACGAGCCGCCGACCGGGATCGCCGGCGTGATCTCCAAGCTGGAGACGGTGCAGGGCATCCTCGACGACCTGCCCCCGAGCCCCGCCAACAACCGGGTGTCCGCCTTCAACGACCTCTACCTGACCATCACCCGCCGCGTCGACGGGGCGCTGCGCACCGATGCCACCTCCCCGGAGTTCCTCGAACTGCTCGACGTCGAGTTCGCCAAGCGCTACTTCGCCGCGCTGGACCTGTGGAACTGCGACGACGAGGACACCCCCGACGTCTGGGAGGTGCTGTTCAAGCGTGCGCACGACCTTGAGGTGAGCCAGCTCGTCGCCGCGATCCTCGGGGTCAACGCGCACATCAACCACGACCTGGCGCTCGCGCTGATCTCCACCTGGGACCAGCTCGGCGCGCCCGACGGCGACCGGATCGAACCGGACTACCTGCTGGTCAACTACATCTTCTACGACGAGATCCAGCCGTTGCGACGGGGCTTCTCGGACGCCTGGCAGCTCGAACTGGACAAGCTCGTCGGGCCGCTGGACGACTGGAGCCAGCGCGTGCTGGTCAACGTCACCCGCGCGCACGCCTGGCAGCAGGCGCTGCGGATGTGGGAGCTGCGCGCCGACCCGGACGACTTCGAGCAGGCCCGGCGCACGATGGACCGCGCCGCGTCGCTGCTCGGGGAGTGGATGCTGACCGCCGACCGGGTCGTCACCGACGCCGGTGACGTGGTCGAGGGCGGCTGGCGTTTCGTGCGCGGCCTGTTCGGCTGGGACGACGCCGAGCGGCCCGCCGACGTGGCCGCCGCCCGGGCGCGGTGA